A single genomic interval of Aureliella helgolandensis harbors:
- a CDS encoding ureidoglycolate lyase has protein sequence MPIDYMNPGLANNLDRTVIPVVDATAESLAGYGVLVDDPNQAEVEIVRWPAQGWRPVDLDSGDEAGTTEGTFLSSWKGDILYGSNAAVGGEYVLGYSIEPGRAQTDHSRIPERVLMWHANYHPDGGQLFFPLDNQTYYLPLALPGDDISPSDFTCFRLRGDQGCCIHPNVWHEGVFAQSGQQRFFDRQGRVHARVSVDFAREFSCLVEFPTL, from the coding sequence ATGCCCATAGACTACATGAACCCCGGCTTAGCCAACAATCTCGACCGCACCGTAATTCCGGTAGTCGACGCCACCGCCGAGTCCTTAGCCGGCTATGGGGTTCTCGTCGACGATCCCAACCAGGCTGAAGTGGAGATCGTCCGCTGGCCCGCGCAAGGCTGGCGTCCGGTCGACCTAGACAGTGGCGACGAAGCAGGCACAACCGAAGGCACTTTCCTGAGCAGCTGGAAAGGAGACATCCTGTACGGCAGCAACGCCGCCGTGGGTGGCGAATACGTGCTTGGTTACAGCATCGAACCAGGTCGCGCACAAACCGACCACTCGCGCATTCCAGAGCGGGTACTCATGTGGCACGCCAACTACCATCCCGACGGCGGACAGCTATTCTTTCCGCTCGACAACCAAACCTATTACCTTCCGCTGGCGTTGCCGGGGGATGACATTTCGCCAAGCGATTTCACCTGCTTCCGCTTGCGGGGTGACCAGGGATGCTGCATCCACCCCAACGTCTGGCATGAAGGAGTCTTTGCGCAGTCTGGCCAGCAACGCTTCTTCGATCGCCAAGGCCGCGTGCATGCGAGGGTGTCGGTGGACTTCGCGCGCGAGTTCTCGTGCTTGGTGGAATTCCCCACGCTCTAA
- a CDS encoding zinc-binding dehydrogenase has product MHQSSAASSTATHSRTALAAVFHGPGKPLEMMQLLAPSELAPGEAWVRITCCTMCGSDWSTLDGHRQEPVPCILGHEILGVVERLGDDSLSDLRGRKIKVGDRVVWSVTASCDECRNCKRGFPQKCEQLRKYGHSPIPEQAGPQADQGWVFSGGLAEYCHLVPGTKLVAVDHEIADEIICPVSCATATVAAALRTAGDLANCRVLVFGAGLLGLTASAMAKSRGASSITVCDTDPQRLELAQRFAADRCVLWSEWAQRLPSLGQFDVVLEMSGSSQATEAGISVADTGASLVLVGAVRPTPAVEIFPEQLVRRVLSLHGVHNYRPADLLTAVDFLTEHGTTWPFAELVSRVYPLSDVSLAVDDSPRRTAIRIAIKPSLEKT; this is encoded by the coding sequence ATGCATCAATCTTCCGCCGCATCTTCGACTGCGACTCACTCGAGGACTGCCCTGGCTGCGGTATTTCACGGCCCAGGGAAGCCGCTCGAAATGATGCAACTGCTGGCTCCTTCAGAACTAGCGCCAGGTGAAGCCTGGGTGCGAATCACCTGCTGCACGATGTGCGGTAGCGACTGGTCCACCTTGGATGGTCATCGCCAGGAGCCGGTCCCTTGCATCTTGGGGCATGAAATCCTGGGGGTCGTCGAGCGGCTGGGGGACGATTCCCTGAGCGATTTGCGGGGCCGCAAGATAAAAGTCGGGGACCGGGTCGTGTGGTCCGTCACCGCTTCTTGCGATGAATGCCGCAATTGCAAGCGTGGTTTTCCCCAGAAATGCGAACAACTGCGAAAGTACGGACACAGCCCTATCCCTGAGCAAGCAGGGCCCCAGGCTGACCAGGGCTGGGTGTTCAGCGGTGGTCTAGCCGAGTACTGTCACCTAGTGCCCGGAACCAAACTAGTGGCAGTCGATCACGAGATTGCCGATGAGATTATTTGTCCGGTGAGTTGTGCGACTGCGACGGTGGCTGCGGCGCTGCGCACTGCCGGTGATCTGGCCAATTGTCGCGTGCTGGTGTTTGGGGCCGGATTGCTAGGTTTGACGGCCAGTGCGATGGCGAAGAGCCGTGGGGCTAGTTCCATTACCGTTTGCGATACCGATCCCCAGCGTTTGGAGTTGGCGCAACGATTTGCTGCTGACCGCTGCGTACTGTGGAGCGAGTGGGCGCAGCGGCTGCCGTCACTGGGGCAGTTCGATGTGGTGCTGGAAATGTCCGGCAGTTCGCAGGCAACGGAAGCTGGTATTTCAGTGGCCGATACAGGAGCCAGCCTCGTGTTGGTAGGTGCCGTGCGGCCAACTCCAGCGGTCGAGATTTTTCCTGAGCAGCTGGTGCGCCGCGTCTTGTCGCTCCACGGCGTGCACAATTATCGTCCTGCCGATTTGTTGACGGCGGTCGATTTTCTAACGGAGCATGGCACGACTTGGCCCTTCGCGGAATTGGTCTCTCGAGTGTATCCGTTGTCCGACGTTTCCCTTGCCGTCGACGACTCGCCGCGACGGACCGCCATTCGTATTGCTATCAAGCCTTCCTTAGAGAAAACCTGA
- a CDS encoding FG-GAP-like repeat-containing protein: MRLSRSKSLVALSAVLGAALFFALWRSASPTVDARQTHALARRAFLRGDHPTVLAACQSLSETDQASSKLLLMAGESASRLEQYELAIELYDRVPDAADGEAATARWAAGEVALHLKQMTRAIEKLGQSVALDAKQHQARERLVYLLNLSGQRREAAPHLLELVRRGRGAAQHLLHLGNLAKSIENEAELDQFLLTTPDDALPLLGLARIRLRAGEMEEVEQLLTRVLAQSPRLVEAHVQLGKLRLQLTPERLSGWERSLPADADLHPDVWVVRAQWAQQAEQQEAAARCFAEALRRDPAHLVALQGLVQTLEGMDQVDLAHSLQHRAATVEEFLFVLERIMADEWSGRQALASGQISEAAFRTYLGSAARLEQIARAAELTLKLGRPLEARAWCAYGLNADPTHTQLSQLRNQLSGESYSGESNSGDSRTHPEQPLLDDQWVRSLPLPQWPASEPVQEVAEASQGEPQFQARFTEIRDAFDFTYFASRTEFEDGRRMFEMTGGGVGVLDYDLDGWPDVFLVQGCNWPAGGAQDDYSDCLLRNQTGTLGSKPKFAHVTLLAGIQESAFGQGVAIGDIDSDGFPDIYVCNFGENQLWLNQGDGTFIDGAKHLADRSTSWTVSAAIADLNGDATTEIYDANYVRGPDVTTRRCLMGGQPRACSPRNFLPAEGRLLAADDHGLFHDVSHQVLADSVKGGNALGVAVVRLGSERLPSIFVANDQVANLLLTSQPDPQSPLGLRFEDQALLRGLAYDIEGKAQACMGVATGDINRDGAIDLLVTNYHDESNTLYVQQSAGAFRDASLAAGLVAPSLAPLGFGTQCFDAQLDGHLDFVVLNGHIDDMSHMGIPFRMRPQYFSGNSAARFVEGTAEDTGPFFASMRVGRAAALIDADCDGRQDMVVGDLEQPTCLLHNESTSGNFVSIRLVGVESHRDAIGAQVTVTADGRPWTSQLVAGGGYMASNQRQLHFGLGDASMVERIEIEWPTGMRQQIDNVRSNTHWIAIENQIVRQLP, translated from the coding sequence ATGCGATTGTCTCGCTCGAAGTCTCTGGTGGCCTTGTCTGCTGTCTTAGGAGCGGCACTGTTCTTCGCATTGTGGCGCTCCGCCAGTCCCACCGTCGACGCCCGCCAGACACATGCACTAGCCCGACGCGCCTTTTTGCGGGGAGATCACCCCACGGTCTTGGCGGCCTGCCAGTCCTTGAGCGAGACCGATCAAGCTTCGTCGAAGCTATTGTTGATGGCCGGTGAATCTGCTTCGAGATTGGAGCAGTATGAGCTGGCTATTGAACTGTACGATCGGGTTCCGGATGCAGCGGATGGTGAAGCCGCCACGGCTCGCTGGGCGGCTGGTGAAGTCGCCTTGCATCTGAAGCAGATGACCCGCGCGATTGAGAAGCTGGGGCAGTCCGTCGCCCTGGATGCCAAGCAGCATCAAGCTCGCGAGCGACTGGTCTATCTGCTCAACCTTTCTGGACAACGCAGGGAGGCTGCACCCCATCTGCTCGAATTGGTGCGTCGCGGACGTGGGGCTGCCCAGCATCTACTGCACTTAGGCAACCTGGCGAAATCCATTGAAAACGAAGCTGAGCTCGATCAATTCCTGCTTACCACTCCTGACGACGCTCTTCCTCTGCTTGGCTTGGCTCGAATCCGTCTGCGTGCGGGGGAAATGGAGGAAGTCGAGCAGCTACTAACGCGAGTCCTCGCGCAGTCACCTCGACTGGTCGAAGCGCATGTGCAACTGGGCAAGTTGCGACTGCAACTAACTCCGGAGCGACTATCCGGCTGGGAGCGTTCACTCCCGGCAGACGCCGATTTGCATCCAGACGTCTGGGTTGTTCGAGCGCAGTGGGCCCAGCAAGCGGAACAGCAGGAGGCTGCGGCCCGCTGTTTTGCCGAAGCGCTCCGCCGAGATCCGGCACATTTGGTTGCTCTGCAAGGTTTGGTGCAGACCCTGGAGGGCATGGATCAAGTCGACTTGGCCCACTCTCTCCAGCACCGCGCCGCGACCGTTGAGGAATTCCTGTTTGTCTTGGAGCGAATAATGGCGGATGAATGGTCGGGCCGCCAGGCACTGGCCTCGGGGCAGATTTCCGAAGCCGCCTTCCGCACCTACCTCGGCTCTGCCGCACGCTTAGAGCAGATCGCCCGGGCAGCGGAACTCACGCTCAAACTCGGTCGCCCCCTTGAGGCCCGGGCTTGGTGTGCGTACGGCCTAAACGCCGATCCAACGCACACCCAACTATCGCAATTGAGGAACCAGCTCTCCGGTGAGTCGTATTCTGGTGAGTCCAATTCGGGCGACTCGCGGACGCATCCGGAGCAACCACTGCTCGACGACCAATGGGTTCGCTCACTTCCGCTTCCGCAGTGGCCCGCAAGCGAGCCAGTGCAGGAGGTCGCAGAAGCGAGTCAGGGTGAGCCGCAGTTTCAAGCTCGATTTACTGAAATTCGTGACGCGTTCGATTTTACCTACTTCGCGTCGCGAACCGAATTTGAAGATGGTCGCCGCATGTTTGAGATGACCGGTGGCGGAGTGGGCGTCTTGGATTACGATCTTGATGGTTGGCCCGATGTATTCCTAGTGCAAGGTTGCAACTGGCCTGCTGGTGGTGCTCAAGACGACTACTCCGATTGCTTACTGCGCAACCAGACGGGAACCTTGGGTTCAAAACCTAAATTCGCTCACGTGACCTTGCTGGCCGGAATCCAGGAAAGTGCATTTGGTCAGGGGGTTGCGATTGGAGATATCGATAGCGATGGCTTCCCCGATATCTACGTCTGCAACTTTGGAGAGAATCAGTTATGGCTCAATCAAGGCGACGGTACGTTTATCGACGGGGCGAAGCATCTCGCGGATCGTTCGACGAGTTGGACGGTCAGCGCGGCGATTGCCGACCTCAATGGGGATGCTACCACTGAGATCTATGATGCCAACTACGTTCGTGGTCCGGACGTGACGACACGCCGTTGTCTGATGGGGGGCCAACCGCGAGCGTGTTCACCGCGCAATTTTCTGCCTGCAGAGGGACGATTGTTGGCCGCCGACGACCACGGATTGTTTCATGACGTCAGCCACCAAGTTCTGGCGGACTCGGTGAAGGGGGGCAATGCGTTGGGGGTAGCCGTGGTGCGGTTGGGCTCAGAGCGTTTACCCTCCATTTTCGTGGCCAACGATCAAGTCGCTAACTTGTTGCTGACCTCACAACCTGATCCCCAATCTCCACTGGGGCTTCGCTTCGAAGACCAAGCCTTGCTCCGGGGCTTGGCCTACGATATCGAAGGCAAGGCTCAGGCATGTATGGGGGTAGCAACTGGAGACATCAATCGTGACGGGGCCATTGATCTACTGGTGACGAACTATCACGATGAATCCAACACGCTCTATGTGCAGCAGTCGGCGGGGGCCTTTCGCGATGCCAGCCTAGCTGCAGGGTTGGTGGCGCCGAGCTTAGCGCCCTTGGGGTTCGGTACGCAATGTTTCGATGCTCAACTCGATGGGCACCTCGATTTCGTCGTCCTCAACGGCCATATCGATGACATGAGCCATATGGGCATTCCCTTTCGCATGCGACCTCAGTATTTTTCGGGGAACTCGGCAGCGAGGTTCGTCGAGGGGACCGCTGAGGACACAGGTCCCTTTTTTGCGTCGATGCGTGTTGGTCGCGCGGCTGCCCTAATCGATGCCGATTGCGACGGGCGGCAAGACATGGTTGTTGGTGATCTCGAACAACCGACTTGCCTGCTGCATAACGAATCGACCAGCGGCAATTTTGTATCCATCCGCCTAGTGGGTGTTGAATCCCACCGTGATGCGATTGGCGCCCAGGTCACCGTCACGGCTGATGGTCGTCCGTGGACATCTCAGCTGGTAGCTGGAGGAGGCTACATGGCCAGCAATCAACGCCAATTGCACTTCGGACTGGGCGACGCTTCCATGGTGGAGCGGATCGAAATTGAGTGGCCCACTGGCATGCGTCAGCAGATTGACAATGTCCGCAGCAACACCCACTGGATTGCTATTGAAAACCAAATAGTGCGCCAACTGCCCTAA
- a CDS encoding LamG-like jellyroll fold domain-containing protein has product MPIIHSRLCRVAAFTSLLTCWLLILPQAIAHEGPDPLAHWRFNETNLAAGKLAARLGPAANFKGSPRPIADEFGGSIYFNGHGTECVVADDYHTAMKFLPENHFTISAWVSIDETRDWAGIAGVVQDNGDAESGWFLGYNHGVFNFALASVHNNRLTNLKGQTKFEPGRMTHVAATYDGETMNLYVNGQLDGSSTAQSGNIRYPEAASFVLGSYRDQDEFNPLRGCIRELSIYAHAAKDAWVTHEFQHGQALVNLQLSGTQAGSLEFVVKPFLQYGTQTSMTVVWQTSQESSAELHYGSTVACEEFVSSDNPGPIHTIQLNELEPETQYFYRTFSETEDGSFLESETSTFVTAVREQTPFAFVVIGDTQGNPAVASKLAAHAWAQRPSFLLHAGDLVDTGTIDTHWTMQFFPSLQELISRVPLYPVLGNHERNADNYFDYMALPAPEYYYDFRFGNAHFFMIDSNRNVNPESEQYVWLDKALGESDATWKFVCHHHPPYSSDENDYGNLWKTNQSTRGDTRIRALVPLYEKHSVDIVWNGHIHSYERTWPILEGSAVNENGTIYMITGGGGGGLETPGPIRPFFQNNVRRGHHYSIVSINDQVLEFKAFDLEDKLFDTLTIRKQRQSQ; this is encoded by the coding sequence ATGCCTATCATCCACAGCCGCCTATGCCGAGTGGCAGCGTTTACGAGCCTACTGACTTGCTGGCTCCTGATACTCCCCCAAGCCATCGCGCATGAGGGTCCCGATCCACTCGCCCATTGGCGATTCAACGAGACCAATCTCGCGGCGGGAAAACTGGCGGCTCGACTTGGCCCTGCCGCCAATTTCAAGGGCTCGCCACGTCCAATCGCTGATGAATTCGGTGGAAGCATCTACTTCAATGGGCACGGCACCGAGTGCGTTGTGGCCGACGACTATCACACGGCCATGAAATTCTTACCCGAAAATCACTTTACGATTTCGGCTTGGGTTTCTATCGACGAAACGCGTGACTGGGCGGGCATTGCCGGTGTCGTTCAAGACAACGGTGATGCTGAATCGGGTTGGTTCCTTGGCTACAACCACGGGGTCTTCAACTTCGCTCTAGCGTCGGTCCACAACAACAGGCTCACCAACCTGAAGGGACAAACGAAGTTCGAGCCAGGCCGGATGACCCATGTGGCTGCAACCTACGACGGTGAAACCATGAACCTCTATGTCAACGGGCAACTGGATGGCAGCTCCACCGCGCAGAGCGGCAACATTCGTTATCCTGAAGCTGCATCGTTCGTACTGGGCAGCTATCGAGACCAAGACGAGTTCAATCCACTGCGTGGCTGCATTCGTGAGCTATCCATTTACGCCCATGCCGCCAAAGATGCCTGGGTCACCCATGAGTTCCAGCATGGGCAGGCGTTGGTCAATCTCCAATTGTCGGGGACCCAAGCGGGCTCGCTTGAATTTGTGGTCAAGCCATTCCTGCAGTACGGCACACAGACGAGCATGACGGTGGTGTGGCAGACATCGCAAGAATCCTCGGCGGAGCTCCATTACGGATCCACCGTCGCTTGCGAAGAATTCGTCTCAAGCGACAATCCTGGCCCCATTCACACGATCCAGCTCAACGAGCTCGAACCCGAAACGCAATACTTCTACCGCACGTTCTCTGAGACCGAAGACGGGAGCTTCCTCGAATCTGAAACATCGACTTTCGTAACGGCCGTACGCGAGCAGACCCCGTTTGCCTTTGTGGTGATTGGTGACACTCAAGGCAATCCAGCCGTCGCTTCTAAACTAGCCGCTCATGCCTGGGCTCAACGCCCGAGCTTCCTGTTGCACGCCGGCGACTTGGTAGATACCGGGACAATTGACACCCATTGGACGATGCAATTTTTCCCCAGTTTGCAAGAGCTCATTTCGCGCGTCCCGCTATACCCAGTGCTAGGAAACCACGAGAGGAATGCCGACAACTATTTTGACTACATGGCCTTGCCCGCTCCCGAATACTACTACGACTTCCGATTCGGAAACGCACATTTTTTTATGATCGATTCCAATCGCAATGTGAATCCAGAGTCGGAACAATACGTCTGGCTCGATAAAGCGCTGGGTGAATCCGATGCAACCTGGAAGTTTGTCTGCCACCACCATCCCCCTTATTCGTCAGACGAAAACGACTACGGGAATTTATGGAAAACCAACCAATCCACCCGTGGAGACACCCGCATCCGCGCTTTAGTCCCTCTGTACGAAAAACACTCGGTGGACATCGTGTGGAACGGTCACATCCATTCCTATGAAAGAACATGGCCCATCCTGGAGGGCAGCGCCGTCAACGAGAATGGGACCATCTACATGATTACGGGCGGGGGTGGCGGCGGGCTGGAAACGCCCGGCCCCATTCGCCCGTTCTTCCAGAACAACGTACGACGTGGACACCACTACTCGATCGTTTCGATCAATGACCAAGTACTTGAGTTCAAGGCCTTCGACTTGGAAGACAAGCTGTTCGATACGCTGACGATCCGCAAGCAGCGGCAATCCCAGTAA
- a CDS encoding TIGR03364 family FAD-dependent oxidoreductase has product MSPTTSKSYDVAIVGAGIVGLAHAWMAAARGQRVVLLERSPQAVGASIRNFGMVWPIGQPAGELHQLAMRSRELWLQLAAASDVWANPCGSLHLAHRPDELSVLQEYVEHCRGSDISVEMLSPAETLERTPAAKPEGLLGAMWSATELCVNPPAAIRAIPHWLKERYGVELRFETLVNQVAPGVLRSGGGLSWQAERIVICSGSDFQTLLPDAFAGAGLRLCKLHMLRTATQADAWRIGPHLASGLTLRHYSAFAACPSLEELRRRVREETPELDRFGIHVMASQNELGQVVLGDSHEYDAEISPFDRSEIDQLMLRELQRQFALPDWNIESRWHGVYAKHPTQVMLEQEVQEGVHVCVGPGGAGMTMSFGVADRFWKQLTGQEVVL; this is encoded by the coding sequence ATGAGCCCCACGACTAGCAAGAGTTATGATGTCGCCATCGTCGGCGCAGGCATCGTTGGGCTGGCCCACGCTTGGATGGCAGCCGCCCGTGGGCAACGGGTTGTGTTGCTGGAGCGATCTCCGCAGGCAGTAGGCGCCTCCATTCGAAATTTCGGCATGGTCTGGCCCATTGGGCAACCCGCCGGAGAATTGCATCAACTGGCGATGCGCTCGCGCGAGCTGTGGTTGCAGCTCGCTGCGGCTTCCGACGTGTGGGCCAACCCCTGCGGTTCGTTGCACCTTGCGCACCGTCCCGACGAATTGTCGGTGCTGCAGGAGTATGTCGAACATTGTCGTGGAAGTGACATCTCAGTCGAAATGCTGAGTCCGGCGGAAACCTTGGAGAGGACGCCGGCCGCCAAGCCCGAGGGATTGCTGGGGGCTATGTGGAGTGCTACGGAGCTTTGCGTCAATCCACCGGCAGCGATTCGGGCGATTCCGCATTGGCTGAAGGAGCGCTACGGAGTTGAGTTGAGGTTTGAGACCTTGGTGAACCAAGTGGCTCCCGGGGTGTTGCGCAGCGGTGGCGGATTGAGTTGGCAGGCGGAACGCATTGTGATTTGCAGCGGCAGTGATTTCCAGACCTTGCTGCCCGACGCCTTTGCCGGCGCTGGTCTTCGCCTGTGCAAGCTCCATATGTTACGTACCGCCACGCAAGCCGACGCATGGCGCATCGGTCCTCACTTGGCCAGCGGTTTGACGTTGCGGCACTACAGTGCTTTTGCTGCTTGTCCGTCGCTAGAGGAGTTGCGACGTCGCGTCCGTGAAGAGACCCCCGAACTCGATCGCTTTGGGATTCACGTCATGGCGTCGCAAAATGAACTGGGGCAGGTCGTGTTGGGCGATTCCCATGAGTATGATGCCGAGATTAGTCCCTTTGATCGCTCCGAAATCGACCAACTCATGCTCCGTGAGTTGCAACGGCAATTCGCCTTGCCCGATTGGAACATTGAGAGTCGTTGGCACGGTGTGTATGCCAAGCATCCGACACAGGTCATGTTGGAGCAGGAAGTCCAAGAGGGGGTCCACGTTTGTGTTGGCCCCGGTGGAGCTGGGATGACCATGTCGTTTGGCGTGGCGGATCGTTTTTGGAAACAGTTGACTGGTCAGGAAGTCGTGTTATGA
- the phnX gene encoding phosphonoacetaldehyde hydrolase → MSEEKLTHLKAIVFDWAGTTIDYGSCAPASVFQEIFRQRGVPITAAQAREPMGRAKRDHIAAIGAMPEVDAAWRAQFEGQAMTAEQIDEMYADFLPLQKATLGAHSQLIEGVPEMIAWCRSQGLKIGSTTGYTRELLDIVAAAAATQGYVPDCSLGVEDAPAGRPAPFLLHEAAKRMEVYPMWNIVKVDDTPVGIEAGRNAGCWTIGITRTGNCVGLSREEWAALDGEAQKRRIRHAAQTLESAGAHAVVESVADIAPVLYEFDRRLAAGLLPFA, encoded by the coding sequence ATGAGTGAAGAGAAACTTACCCATTTAAAAGCCATTGTATTTGATTGGGCTGGGACAACGATCGATTATGGAAGCTGTGCGCCAGCCAGCGTTTTTCAGGAAATTTTCCGGCAGCGGGGTGTGCCAATCACGGCCGCTCAAGCGCGTGAACCGATGGGCCGAGCGAAACGCGATCACATTGCGGCCATCGGCGCCATGCCCGAAGTGGATGCGGCCTGGCGCGCACAATTCGAGGGCCAGGCTATGACCGCCGAGCAAATCGATGAGATGTATGCCGACTTCCTACCGCTGCAGAAGGCAACCTTGGGGGCGCACAGTCAACTGATTGAAGGTGTGCCAGAAATGATTGCATGGTGTCGCAGCCAAGGTTTAAAAATTGGTTCCACGACTGGCTACACACGCGAATTGCTCGACATTGTGGCTGCAGCGGCTGCAACGCAAGGTTATGTACCCGATTGCAGTTTAGGAGTGGAGGATGCGCCCGCCGGACGACCCGCCCCGTTTCTCTTGCACGAAGCAGCCAAGCGGATGGAGGTTTATCCGATGTGGAACATTGTTAAAGTAGATGACACTCCCGTAGGAATTGAAGCGGGCCGCAACGCCGGATGTTGGACGATCGGCATCACGCGGACTGGAAATTGTGTTGGGCTGAGCCGAGAGGAATGGGCGGCGTTGGATGGCGAAGCACAAAAACGCCGAATCCGCCACGCAGCTCAGACGCTGGAATCAGCCGGCGCCCATGCGGTTGTGGAGAGCGTGGCCGATATCGCTCCTGTACTCTATGAATTTGACCGTCGACTTGCTGCCGGTTTGCTGCCTTTCGCGTAG
- a CDS encoding DUF5690 family protein, with translation MRSGLALERLSLDALHMDASPDLDQPTAKRSLLGPPMLWASIAAFGTYFCMYAFRKPFTVIDYDALTAWGWEYKTVAVAAQVIGYMISKFLGIKILSEMPAKRRAIGILILIAFAELALVGFGFVPAPYNIVCLFLNGLPLGMVFGLVLGFLEGRKQTEALAAILCTSFILADGVTKSVGKALLEAGVPPFWMPSAAGALFLLPLLVFVWMLQQIPLPDEADKQARSERLPLTSQERRAFFMRHAWGLTPLLMMFLLVTVLRSIRSDFAPQIWESLGVTTTPEIFSYSEIWVGLAVTLANGAAALVSDNYRGFKLALATCTAGFIILLLSTLGQHSGVISPFLFMVLIGIGLYLPYVATHTTIFERLIAMTRDRGNLVHLMYLADSIGYLGYVGVMLWKNAAQPEANFMNFFRPICYVAGTISLLCMLSCQIYFSLRASRQQRAIGPVALEPNA, from the coding sequence ATGCGAAGCGGCCTCGCACTCGAACGCCTTTCGCTGGACGCCTTGCATATGGATGCTTCCCCCGACCTCGACCAACCAACGGCAAAACGCTCACTCTTGGGGCCTCCCATGCTGTGGGCCAGCATTGCGGCATTCGGCACCTACTTTTGCATGTATGCCTTCCGTAAGCCCTTTACGGTAATTGATTACGATGCCTTGACCGCTTGGGGCTGGGAATACAAGACGGTAGCCGTCGCCGCGCAAGTCATTGGATACATGATTTCCAAATTCCTGGGCATTAAAATACTGTCGGAGATGCCTGCCAAACGTCGCGCGATCGGCATCCTCATCCTGATTGCGTTTGCCGAACTAGCGCTCGTCGGCTTTGGATTTGTACCTGCTCCCTACAACATTGTTTGCCTATTCCTGAACGGCCTCCCACTGGGCATGGTGTTTGGTTTGGTACTAGGTTTCCTTGAGGGGAGAAAACAAACCGAGGCGCTGGCTGCCATCCTATGCACGAGCTTCATCCTGGCCGACGGTGTCACCAAATCGGTAGGCAAAGCGTTACTGGAAGCAGGCGTGCCACCGTTCTGGATGCCCTCAGCGGCCGGAGCCCTGTTCCTTCTGCCACTGCTAGTTTTCGTGTGGATGCTGCAACAGATCCCACTCCCCGATGAAGCAGACAAGCAGGCCCGCAGTGAACGACTCCCCCTGACCTCCCAGGAGCGACGTGCCTTCTTCATGCGTCACGCTTGGGGACTGACTCCTCTACTGATGATGTTTTTGCTGGTGACCGTGCTCCGCAGCATCCGCTCCGACTTTGCGCCTCAAATTTGGGAAAGTCTAGGAGTGACGACGACTCCCGAAATCTTCAGCTATTCAGAGATTTGGGTCGGCTTGGCGGTCACCCTTGCCAACGGAGCGGCGGCCCTGGTAAGCGACAATTACCGAGGATTCAAACTGGCGCTGGCGACTTGCACGGCCGGCTTCATCATCCTACTCCTATCGACGCTCGGCCAACACTCGGGCGTCATTTCTCCCTTCCTGTTCATGGTCTTGATTGGCATCGGCCTCTACCTCCCCTACGTCGCAACGCACACCACGATCTTTGAACGCTTGATTGCGATGACGCGCGATCGTGGGAACCTGGTGCACTTGATGTACCTTGCCGATTCCATAGGTTACCTGGGCTATGTGGGCGTCATGCTATGGAAAAACGCCGCCCAACCCGAAGCCAACTTCATGAACTTCTTCCGACCGATCTGCTACGTCGCTGGCACGATATCTCTGCTTTGCATGTTGAGTTGCCAGATCTATTTTTCACTTCGCGCCAGTCGCCAACAGCGAGCCATAGGGCCGGTTGCGCTAGAGCCAAACGCATAG
- a CDS encoding phosphonate degradation HD-domain oxygenase, with the protein MTPSTLVSRIGELFKLRGNSEYGGESVTQLEHALQCAALAEQHQAPPELIVAALLHDVGHLLHELPDDAPDQGVDDHHEKSGYRYLEKYFDQAVTEPVRQHVDAKRYLCAVDPEYAAQLSEPSQVSLALQGGPMSATELSEFRQTPFWQESLQLRKWDDQAKVVDLATPPLEHFLAFIDPLVVSTDEVAQ; encoded by the coding sequence ATGACTCCCTCTACCCTTGTCAGCCGAATTGGCGAACTGTTTAAGCTCCGCGGGAATTCCGAGTATGGAGGTGAGTCGGTGACGCAACTGGAGCACGCGTTGCAATGCGCGGCGTTGGCAGAGCAGCATCAGGCGCCACCCGAGTTGATCGTTGCCGCCTTGTTGCACGATGTTGGACATCTGCTTCACGAGCTTCCAGACGATGCGCCAGATCAAGGGGTTGATGATCATCATGAAAAGAGCGGTTATCGATACTTGGAAAAATACTTTGACCAAGCAGTGACCGAGCCGGTTCGACAGCATGTCGATGCCAAACGCTATCTGTGTGCAGTCGATCCAGAGTATGCTGCGCAGTTGTCCGAGCCCTCGCAGGTGAGTTTAGCGTTGCAGGGAGGGCCGATGTCGGCCACCGAATTATCCGAATTTCGTCAGACTCCGTTTTGGCAGGAGTCGCTGCAGCTGCGGAAGTGGGATGATCAGGCCAAAGTTGTCGATTTGGCAACTCCACCGCTCGAACACTTTCTCGCGTTCATCGACCCCTTAGTGGTTTCGACAGACGAGGTGGCCCAATGA